From Eleftheria terrae, the proteins below share one genomic window:
- a CDS encoding DUF2798 domain-containing protein has translation MLKTSSTAGTGWKLQRRFAPVAFAFYMSGIMALLMCSVIVGANSGLGPGYAGRVLQAYLLAMPTAFFCVMLVRPVVARLVAVTVQA, from the coding sequence ATGCTGAAAACAAGTTCGACCGCCGGCACTGGCTGGAAACTGCAACGTCGCTTCGCTCCGGTGGCGTTCGCGTTCTACATGTCGGGCATCATGGCGCTGCTGATGTGCTCGGTCATCGTCGGCGCCAACAGCGGCCTTGGCCCCGGCTATGCCGGGCGGGTGCTGCAGGCCTACCTGCTCGCGATGCCGACCGCCTTCTTCTGCGTGATGCTGGTGCGGCCGGTGGTGGCGCGGCTGGTGGCCGTGACGGTGCAAGCCTGA
- a CDS encoding thioredoxin family protein, with translation MAMNTVYAGSEPTRAEVDALAGPAVVEFGAPWCGYCRAAQPLLADAFAGHPQVQHLKIEDGKGRPLGRSFSVKLWPTLVFLRDGREVARLVRPADAGAVRDALARIDSAS, from the coding sequence ATGGCCATGAACACTGTCTATGCGGGGAGCGAGCCCACGCGGGCCGAGGTCGATGCGCTGGCCGGGCCGGCCGTCGTCGAGTTCGGTGCTCCCTGGTGCGGCTACTGCCGCGCCGCCCAGCCGCTGCTGGCCGATGCCTTCGCCGGGCATCCACAGGTGCAGCACTTGAAGATCGAGGACGGCAAGGGCCGCCCGCTCGGCCGGTCGTTTTCCGTCAAGCTCTGGCCGACGCTGGTGTTCCTGCGCGACGGCCGCGAGGTCGCCCGCCTGGTGCGGCCGGCCGACGCCGGTGCGGTACGTGATGCGCTGGCGCGCATCGACTCCGCATCATGA
- a CDS encoding DUF2845 domain-containing protein, which produces MRAGARRWAALLLVAAGATSAQAESLRCNGYSSEVGDSKLAVLQKCGEPLLRDSYCKPVRRTPEVPPVPGTTIVTVLPCEQVDEWLYDRGPGNLNATVRFESGRVTAIEYGRRIEHLAPQR; this is translated from the coding sequence ATGAGGGCCGGTGCACGGCGCTGGGCAGCGCTGCTGCTGGTTGCGGCGGGGGCCACCTCAGCCCAGGCCGAGAGCCTGCGCTGCAACGGCTACAGCTCGGAGGTGGGCGATTCCAAGCTGGCGGTCCTGCAGAAGTGTGGCGAGCCGCTGCTGCGCGACTCCTACTGCAAGCCGGTGCGGCGCACGCCCGAGGTGCCACCGGTGCCCGGCACGACCATCGTCACCGTGCTGCCTTGCGAGCAGGTGGACGAATGGCTCTATGACCGCGGGCCCGGCAACCTCAACGCCACCGTGCGCTTCGAGTCCGGACGGGTCACCGCCATCGAGTACGGCCGCCGCATCGAGCATCTGGCGCCCCAGCGGTGA
- a CDS encoding DUF2630 family protein gives MNDRSLLQHITELVDEENRLRAETARPEQHAERIQHIEEELDQCWDLLRQRRARREFGDDPDKARMRDAGTVERYLN, from the coding sequence ATGAACGACAGGAGCCTCTTGCAGCACATCACCGAACTGGTCGACGAGGAAAACCGGCTGCGCGCGGAAACCGCCCGCCCGGAGCAGCATGCCGAGCGGATCCAGCACATCGAGGAAGAGCTGGACCAGTGCTGGGACCTGCTGCGGCAACGCCGGGCCCGGCGCGAGTTCGGCGACGACCCCGACAAGGCGCGCATGCGCGACGCGGGCACGGTGGAGCGTTACCTCAACTGA
- a CDS encoding BLUF domain-containing protein produces MLQRLLYVSEIAPGILPLDVQRIQWVSSIRNRRLDLTGMLAVTHRHFAQVLEGAADRLLPVLARIERDGRHARVRVLAHETVAQRRFGQWSMGLIDRYDRSDEAEQLYQAGHVEPQSLPGLFERFFLNPA; encoded by the coding sequence ATGCTGCAACGACTGCTCTACGTGAGTGAAATCGCCCCCGGGATCCTGCCGCTCGATGTGCAGCGCATCCAATGGGTGTCGAGCATCCGCAACCGCCGGCTCGACCTCACCGGCATGCTGGCCGTCACCCATCGCCACTTCGCGCAGGTGCTGGAAGGTGCTGCCGACCGGCTGCTGCCGGTGCTGGCACGCATCGAGCGGGACGGTCGCCATGCCCGGGTTCGCGTGCTGGCGCACGAGACGGTCGCGCAGCGCCGCTTCGGCCAGTGGAGCATGGGCTTGATCGACCGCTATGACCGCAGCGACGAGGCCGAGCAGCTGTACCAGGCCGGCCACGTCGAGCCGCAGTCCCTGCCCGGGCTGTTCGAGCGGTTCTTCCTGAACCCGGCCTGA
- a CDS encoding acyl-CoA carboxylase subunit beta has translation MAVLTSTLDTRSAAFVANARRMKERLAEVRALEARSVAASAAQQARFESRGQLLPRERVARLLDRGSGFLELSALAGLGMHDDDGRDLVLGGGAIVGIGTVAGKRVLVSANDSALKGGTVPPMGLKKVLRAHEVARDNKLPIIYLVESGGANLMYQGEMFVEGGRSFANQARLSALGLPQVAVVHGASTAGGAYLPGLSDYVVLVRHRSSICLAGPPLVKAAIGEDVSEEELGGSLLHAGVTGLGEYVAEDDAHAIALTRELLDQLPWDTVPHEPEGAPPPRYDPQELLGVVPQDEREPYDVREVIARVVDGSDFLEFKAAFGMETLCGHARIEGRRVGLLGNNGPIQPQGSAKAAQFIQLCDQAGLPLVFLQNTSGYMVGREAERAGAIKHGARMLQAVANARVPRFTVVLGGSFGAGNYGMCGRGFDPRFIFSWPTARTAVMGSAQAARVMEFVGRAKYSRAGQPPDEAALAAMSGPLRERIEHESGVLFGTARLWDDGVIDPRDTRRVLALVLALAHEADARVLRPNTFGVARS, from the coding sequence ATGGCCGTGCTGACGTCCACCCTCGACACCCGCTCGGCCGCCTTTGTCGCCAATGCCCGGCGCATGAAGGAGCGCCTGGCGGAGGTGCGGGCGCTGGAGGCGCGCAGCGTGGCGGCTTCGGCGGCCCAGCAAGCCCGCTTCGAGTCACGCGGGCAGCTGCTGCCGCGCGAGCGGGTGGCACGGCTGCTCGACCGTGGCTCGGGCTTCCTGGAGCTGAGCGCGCTGGCCGGGCTCGGCATGCACGACGACGATGGCCGCGACCTGGTGCTGGGCGGCGGCGCCATCGTCGGCATCGGCACCGTGGCGGGCAAGCGCGTGCTCGTATCGGCCAACGACAGTGCCCTGAAGGGCGGCACGGTGCCGCCCATGGGCCTGAAGAAGGTCTTGCGCGCCCACGAGGTGGCGCGCGACAACAAGCTGCCCATCATCTACCTGGTGGAGTCCGGCGGCGCCAACCTGATGTACCAGGGCGAGATGTTCGTCGAAGGCGGCCGCAGCTTCGCCAACCAGGCCCGCCTGTCGGCCCTGGGCCTGCCCCAGGTGGCGGTGGTGCATGGCGCCTCCACCGCCGGTGGCGCCTACCTGCCCGGCCTGTCCGACTATGTGGTGCTGGTGCGGCACCGCTCCAGCATCTGCCTGGCCGGCCCGCCGCTGGTGAAGGCCGCCATCGGCGAAGACGTGAGCGAGGAGGAGCTGGGCGGCTCGCTGCTGCATGCCGGCGTCACCGGGCTCGGCGAGTATGTGGCCGAGGACGACGCCCATGCGATCGCGCTGACGCGCGAGCTGCTCGACCAGCTGCCCTGGGACACGGTGCCCCATGAACCCGAGGGCGCGCCGCCACCCCGCTACGACCCGCAGGAGCTGCTCGGCGTGGTGCCACAGGACGAGCGCGAGCCCTACGACGTGCGGGAGGTCATCGCCCGCGTGGTGGATGGCTCCGATTTCCTGGAGTTCAAGGCCGCCTTCGGTATGGAAACGCTGTGCGGCCATGCACGCATCGAGGGCCGGCGCGTGGGCCTGCTTGGCAACAACGGGCCGATCCAGCCGCAGGGCTCGGCCAAGGCGGCACAGTTCATCCAGCTGTGCGACCAGGCTGGCCTCCCGCTGGTGTTCCTGCAGAACACCAGCGGCTACATGGTGGGCCGCGAGGCGGAGCGGGCCGGCGCCATCAAGCACGGCGCCCGCATGCTGCAGGCGGTGGCCAATGCACGGGTGCCGCGCTTCACCGTCGTGCTGGGCGGCTCCTTTGGCGCCGGCAACTACGGCATGTGCGGCCGCGGCTTCGATCCTCGCTTCATCTTCAGCTGGCCCACCGCGCGCACCGCCGTGATGGGGAGCGCGCAGGCGGCGCGGGTCATGGAATTCGTCGGCCGAGCCAAGTACAGCCGGGCCGGACAGCCGCCCGACGAGGCGGCCCTGGCCGCGATGAGCGGGCCGCTGCGCGAGCGCATCGAGCACGAGTCGGGCGTGCTGTTCGGCACCGCCCGCCTGTGGGATGACGGCGTCATCGACCCGCGCGACACCCGCCGGGTGCTGGCCCTGGTGCTGGCACTCGCCCACGAGGCCGACGCCCGCGTGCTGCGGCCCAACACCTTCGGCGTGGCGCGTTCCTGA
- a CDS encoding IS5 family transposase — MRPPGRPADLPAHPFRLRRGACARGARACQAGAAQGLREWQAGVWHRVHMLLLAELRSAGRLDFGRVSLYAASVPQPPRDSQTGPNPTDRGKLGSKRHRVTGRKGVPPMFCVTGANRHDSVVFEPFVDAIPRVAGRRGRPRYRPDKLHADKGYDFPRCRQHLHRSGIKARIARKGRESKERLGRHRWVVERTHAWIASFGELRIRFERSSDAHLALHSLACCVICLRCLPSFCWPL; from the coding sequence CTGCGGCCGCCCGGCCGCCCGGCCGACCTGCCGGCCCATCCCTTCCGCCTGCGACGCGGCGCGTGCGCGCGCGGGGCACGAGCTTGCCAGGCGGGCGCGGCCCAGGGGTTGCGCGAATGGCAGGCCGGCGTGTGGCATCGCGTGCATATGCTTTTGCTCGCTGAGTTGCGCAGCGCCGGCCGCCTGGATTTCGGCCGCGTCAGTCTGTATGCAGCCAGTGTCCCCCAGCCCCCGAGGGACTCGCAGACGGGGCCGAACCCCACCGACCGCGGCAAGCTCGGCAGCAAGCGCCACCGCGTCACCGGCCGCAAAGGCGTCCCGCCGATGTTCTGTGTCACTGGCGCCAACCGGCACGACTCGGTTGTCTTCGAGCCTTTTGTGGACGCAATACCGAGGGTGGCTGGACGACGCGGCCGCCCGCGCTATCGCCCGGACAAGTTGCATGCGGACAAGGGATACGACTTCCCTCGCTGCAGGCAGCACCTGCACCGCAGCGGCATCAAAGCGCGCATCGCTCGCAAGGGCCGCGAGAGCAAAGAACGGCTCGGCCGGCACCGCTGGGTGGTAGAACGCACTCATGCCTGGATCGCCTCATTCGGCGAACTTCGCATTCGCTTCGAGCGCAGCAGCGACGCTCATTTGGCCCTACATTCTTTGGCCTGTTGCGTCATATGCCTACGCTGCCTTCCATCATTTTGTTGGCCGCTCTAA
- the mdtD gene encoding multidrug transporter subunit MdtD, translating into MDLSTRRTLPWIVAIAFFMQTLDATILNTALPRMAADLQESPLRMQSVVVAYLLTVALLIPASGWLADRFGTRRVFVAAIGLFTLGSLACAMSPSLPLLVAARVLQGVGGALLLPVGRLAILRAFPRDDLLRALTFVTLPGLVGPLVGPTLGGWLVQVASWHWIFLINLPVGLLGAVAAARCMPELRGASRQRFDARGFVLFGAGMVMLSLSLQGLGERALDAAGALLLLCAGLACLAGYWLHAARTPAPLFGLQLFRMPTYSVGLLGNLFARLGSGAMPFLTPLLLQVGLGYSPAAAGMSMIPGALGAMLSKTFAERLIKRLGYRRVLVGNTLALAGLIASFALVQRDSQPLQVLLQVSLFGIVNSLQFSAMNTLTLGSLDERSASSGNSLLSVVMQLSMSLGVAAAAALLMAFGGPAQAPGSEGVLRSFQATYVCVGLMSAAAAFIFAQLRDDAGERRRAARPVGDGA; encoded by the coding sequence ATGGACCTCAGCACCCGACGCACGCTGCCCTGGATCGTGGCCATCGCGTTCTTCATGCAGACGCTGGACGCCACCATCCTCAATACCGCCTTGCCGCGCATGGCCGCCGACCTGCAGGAAAGCCCCCTGCGCATGCAGTCGGTGGTGGTGGCCTACCTGCTGACCGTGGCCTTGCTCATTCCGGCCTCCGGCTGGCTGGCCGACCGCTTCGGCACGCGGCGGGTCTTCGTGGCGGCCATCGGCCTGTTCACGCTCGGCTCGCTGGCCTGCGCGATGTCGCCCAGCCTGCCGCTGCTGGTGGCGGCGCGGGTGCTGCAGGGGGTGGGCGGCGCGCTGCTGCTGCCGGTTGGCCGGCTGGCCATCCTGCGCGCCTTCCCGCGTGACGACCTGCTGCGGGCGCTGACCTTCGTCACGCTGCCCGGCCTGGTGGGACCCCTGGTGGGGCCCACGCTGGGCGGCTGGCTGGTGCAGGTGGCCAGCTGGCATTGGATCTTCCTCATCAACCTGCCGGTCGGCCTGCTCGGCGCCGTGGCCGCCGCGCGCTGCATGCCCGAGCTTCGTGGCGCGTCGCGGCAGCGCTTCGATGCACGGGGTTTCGTGTTGTTCGGTGCCGGCATGGTGATGCTGTCGCTGTCGCTGCAGGGCCTGGGCGAGCGCGCGCTCGACGCCGCCGGCGCCTTGCTCCTGCTGTGTGCAGGGCTGGCCTGCCTGGCGGGCTACTGGCTGCATGCGGCGCGCACCCCGGCTCCGCTGTTCGGCCTGCAGCTCTTTCGCATGCCGACGTACTCGGTGGGCCTGCTCGGCAACCTGTTCGCCCGCCTGGGCAGCGGGGCGATGCCTTTCCTCACGCCGCTGCTGCTGCAGGTGGGGCTGGGGTATTCACCCGCCGCCGCCGGCATGAGCATGATCCCCGGTGCGCTGGGCGCCATGCTGTCCAAGACCTTTGCCGAACGCCTCATCAAGCGCCTGGGCTACCGGCGGGTGCTGGTGGGCAACACGCTGGCGCTGGCCGGGTTGATCGCCAGCTTTGCGCTGGTGCAGCGGGACAGCCAGCCCCTGCAGGTGCTGCTGCAGGTAAGCCTGTTCGGCATCGTCAACTCCCTGCAGTTCAGCGCCATGAACACGCTGACGCTCGGCAGCCTGGACGAACGCTCCGCCAGCAGCGGCAACAGCCTGCTGTCGGTGGTCATGCAGCTGTCGATGAGCCTCGGCGTGGCGGCGGCCGCGGCACTGCTGATGGCCTTTGGCGGCCCTGCGCAGGCACCCGGCAGCGAGGGGGTGCTGCGCAGCTTCCAGGCCACCTATGTCTGCGTTGGCCTGATGTCGGCAGCCGCGGCCTTCATCTTCGCGCAGCTGCGCGACGACGCCGGCGAGCGGCGGCGCGCCGCCCGGCCCGTGGGCGACGGCGCCTGA
- a CDS encoding MerR family transcriptional regulator → MAGAATRKRAVASPVARLAAQEVLQASTPEPAERLYGVTELCREFGISARAIRFYEDKGLLRPQRVNGTRVYSPRDRVRLKLILRGKAIGSSLAEIKQYLDLYGDHGEGRVRQLQFTLERTDAAIAELEQKRAHIDATLAELRLINESVRRQLVARKG, encoded by the coding sequence ATGGCAGGCGCGGCCACCCGCAAGCGCGCCGTCGCGTCGCCCGTTGCGCGCCTCGCGGCACAGGAGGTACTGCAGGCCTCCACGCCGGAGCCGGCCGAGCGGCTCTATGGTGTGACCGAACTGTGCCGCGAATTCGGCATCTCCGCGCGCGCCATCCGCTTCTACGAAGACAAGGGGTTGCTGCGGCCGCAGCGGGTCAACGGCACCCGGGTCTACAGCCCGCGCGACCGGGTGCGGCTCAAGCTCATCCTGCGCGGCAAGGCCATCGGCTCCTCGCTGGCCGAGATCAAGCAGTACCTCGACCTCTACGGCGACCATGGCGAGGGCCGTGTCCGCCAGCTCCAGTTCACGCTCGAGCGCACCGATGCGGCGATCGCCGAGCTCGAGCAGAAGCGCGCCCACATCGACGCCACGCTGGCCGAGCTGCGACTTATCAACGAGTCGGTGCGCCGGCAACTGGTGGCGCGCAAGGGTTGA
- a CDS encoding membrane-bound PQQ-dependent dehydrogenase, glucose/quinate/shikimate family, whose amino-acid sequence MASTTTFPTRLFLPGLVLIAAGLALGAGGVRLLTLGGSAYYLVAGLCTAVAGGLLLRRQRAALALYALFLAGTSAWAVAEVGLDWWPLVPRIDVWLVLGAYLSLPWVQRALQAPAAAGPGSWQARLLLGVTVVVTVLLGTALLRPEAEASIDTPAQGLSQAPVSAAAAAAPTPGSDPRVAPADWVAYGGTGHGQRYAPAGQITPDNVSRLQLAWTFHTGDLKGPGDPHEIANEVTPLKANGLLYICTPHNIVIALDPDSGQERWRFDPRINRDAAHYQHMICRGVAYHDSTAYPQQPAREPAAAAVAAACPRRIFAPTADATIIALNADTGRLCEGFGQGGVIGLTQGMGPVKRGFLNPTSPPAVSQRVLVVSASVTDNESTDEPSGVIRGYDIDTGRLLWNWDAGNPDETAPLPEGKTYVRNSPNSWSVTSIDERLGMAYVPMGNQTPDIWGGNRIPAGERFNSAIVALDLATGRLRWVYQTVHHDIWDMDIGAQPTLLELDTPAGKVPALLAPTKRGDIYVLDRRDGRLLVAAPERPVPQGAAKGDRTAPTQPFSELSFKPPRPLRETDMWGGSPFDQLMCRITFRGLRYEGMFTPPSEQGSLVYPGNYGIFDWGGVAVDPQRQVMIANPNYMAFVSKLYPRGTVDDPSGTGSEIGLQPMKGTPYAVDLHPLLSPWGIPCQAPPWGYLAAIDLKTMRKLWMHKNGTIRDSAPLPVPVPLGVPSLGGPMVTAGGVAFMSATLDDYLRAYDVRTGQQLWQARLPAGGQATPMSYVSDRTGRQYVVVMAGGHGSLGTRLGDSLVAYALPQP is encoded by the coding sequence ATGGCAAGCACAACGACATTCCCGACGCGCCTCTTCCTACCGGGCCTGGTCCTGATCGCGGCCGGCCTGGCCCTGGGTGCCGGCGGCGTGCGGCTGCTGACACTGGGCGGCTCGGCCTACTATCTGGTGGCCGGCCTGTGCACCGCGGTGGCCGGCGGGCTGCTGCTGCGCCGGCAACGGGCGGCGCTGGCGCTGTACGCCCTCTTCCTCGCTGGCACCAGCGCCTGGGCGGTGGCGGAAGTCGGCCTGGACTGGTGGCCCCTGGTGCCGCGCATCGATGTCTGGCTGGTGCTGGGCGCCTACCTCTCGCTGCCGTGGGTGCAGCGGGCACTGCAAGCGCCCGCCGCGGCCGGACCCGGCAGTTGGCAGGCCCGGCTGCTGCTGGGCGTCACGGTGGTGGTGACGGTGCTGCTGGGCACCGCGCTGCTGCGGCCCGAGGCCGAAGCCAGCATCGACACACCGGCCCAGGGCCTGTCGCAGGCGCCGGTGTCGGCAGCCGCAGCCGCAGCACCGACGCCAGGCAGCGACCCCCGGGTGGCGCCGGCTGACTGGGTCGCTTACGGCGGCACCGGACATGGACAACGGTATGCGCCGGCAGGCCAGATCACGCCGGACAACGTCTCGCGGCTGCAGCTCGCATGGACCTTCCACACCGGCGACCTCAAAGGCCCCGGCGACCCGCACGAGATCGCCAACGAGGTGACGCCCTTGAAGGCCAACGGGCTGCTCTACATCTGCACGCCGCACAACATCGTCATCGCGCTCGATCCGGACAGCGGGCAGGAACGCTGGCGCTTCGACCCGCGCATCAACCGTGATGCCGCCCACTACCAGCACATGATCTGCCGCGGCGTCGCCTACCACGACAGTACCGCCTACCCGCAGCAGCCGGCACGCGAGCCGGCCGCGGCCGCAGTGGCCGCCGCCTGCCCGCGACGCATCTTCGCGCCCACGGCGGACGCCACCATCATCGCCCTCAATGCCGACACCGGCCGCCTCTGCGAGGGCTTTGGCCAGGGTGGCGTGATCGGCCTCACCCAGGGCATGGGGCCGGTGAAGCGCGGCTTCCTCAATCCCACCTCGCCCCCGGCGGTCAGCCAGCGGGTGCTGGTCGTCTCGGCCAGCGTCACGGACAACGAATCGACCGACGAGCCCTCGGGCGTGATCCGCGGCTACGACATCGACACCGGCCGCCTGCTGTGGAACTGGGATGCCGGCAACCCGGACGAGACCGCGCCGCTGCCAGAAGGCAAGACCTATGTGCGCAACTCGCCCAACTCCTGGAGCGTGACGAGCATCGACGAGCGGCTCGGCATGGCCTATGTGCCAATGGGCAACCAGACGCCGGACATCTGGGGCGGCAACCGCATCCCCGCGGGCGAGCGGTTCAACAGCGCCATCGTCGCGCTGGACCTGGCCACCGGCCGGCTGCGCTGGGTCTACCAGACGGTGCACCATGACATCTGGGACATGGACATCGGCGCGCAGCCCACGCTGCTCGAGCTGGACACGCCGGCCGGCAAGGTGCCCGCCCTGCTCGCTCCGACCAAGCGCGGCGACATCTACGTGCTGGACCGCCGCGACGGCCGCTTGCTGGTGGCCGCGCCCGAGCGCCCGGTGCCACAAGGCGCGGCCAAGGGCGACCGCACCGCGCCCACGCAGCCGTTCTCGGAGCTGTCGTTCAAGCCGCCGCGCCCGCTGCGCGAAACCGACATGTGGGGCGGCTCGCCCTTCGACCAGTTGATGTGCCGCATCACCTTCCGCGGCCTGCGCTACGAGGGCATGTTCACGCCGCCGTCGGAGCAGGGCTCGCTGGTCTATCCAGGCAACTACGGCATCTTCGACTGGGGCGGTGTGGCAGTGGACCCGCAGCGCCAGGTGATGATCGCCAACCCCAACTACATGGCCTTCGTCTCGAAGCTCTACCCGCGCGGCACGGTGGACGACCCGAGTGGCACCGGCAGCGAAATCGGCCTGCAGCCGATGAAGGGCACGCCCTATGCCGTGGACCTGCATCCGCTGCTCTCGCCCTGGGGCATCCCCTGCCAGGCGCCGCCCTGGGGCTACCTGGCCGCGATCGACCTGAAGACGATGCGCAAGCTCTGGATGCACAAGAACGGCACCATCCGCGACAGCGCGCCGCTGCCCGTGCCGGTGCCGCTGGGCGTGCCCAGCCTGGGTGGGCCGATGGTGACCGCCGGCGGCGTGGCATTCATGAGCGCGACACTCGATGACTACCTGCGCGCCTACGACGTGCGCACCGGCCAGCAGCTGTGGCAGGCCCGCCTGCCCGCCGGCGGCCAGGCGACGCCGATGAGCTATGTCTCGGACAGGACCGGCCGGCAATATGTGGTGGTGATGGCCGGTGGCCACGGCTCGCTCGGCACCCGCCTGGGCGACTCGCTGGTGGCCTACGCACTGCCGCAGCCTTAG
- a CDS encoding LysR family transcriptional regulator, with the protein MSIENLRGIEAFIKAVDHGSIAAAARRLGITPAAASQSIARLERQLGARLLLRTTRSLALTDAGQVYFARVRDTVMQLEHAHAAVTELCGEAQGELKIACSVAFGRHVVAPLIPAFAERHPRVATELLLTDFAVDHVKEDVDVSIRFNAQLEPGLVARRIATVPIFLCASPDYLRRAGRPLKPEALREHACLVFRLPVHGRLLPWGFVRGGERFEPELRPTVVSNDIDALAAMAVAGAGIARLGSFVAGEHLAAGRLEALFATPCSTGAHADPEPLEFFACWRDRQYVSPKVRAFVDFISEALHGHPRLQPPALPRKAGRRR; encoded by the coding sequence ATGAGTATCGAGAACCTGCGCGGCATCGAGGCCTTCATCAAGGCGGTGGACCATGGCAGCATCGCCGCGGCGGCGCGCCGCCTGGGCATCACCCCGGCAGCGGCCAGCCAGAGCATCGCGCGGCTGGAACGGCAGCTGGGCGCCCGCCTGCTGCTACGCACCACCCGCTCGCTGGCGCTCACCGATGCCGGGCAGGTCTACTTCGCCCGAGTGCGCGACACCGTGATGCAGCTGGAGCACGCCCATGCCGCCGTGACCGAGCTGTGCGGCGAAGCGCAGGGCGAGCTGAAGATCGCCTGCTCGGTGGCCTTCGGCCGCCATGTGGTGGCGCCGTTGATCCCGGCCTTCGCCGAGCGGCATCCGCGCGTCGCCACCGAGCTGCTGCTGACCGACTTCGCGGTCGACCATGTCAAGGAAGACGTGGACGTCAGCATCCGCTTCAACGCGCAACTGGAGCCCGGCCTGGTGGCCCGCCGCATCGCGACGGTGCCCATCTTCCTGTGTGCCTCGCCCGACTACCTGCGCCGCGCCGGCCGGCCGCTGAAGCCCGAGGCACTGCGCGAGCACGCTTGCCTGGTGTTCCGGCTGCCGGTGCATGGACGGCTGCTGCCGTGGGGGTTCGTGCGCGGCGGCGAGCGCTTCGAGCCGGAGCTGCGGCCCACCGTGGTCTCCAACGACATCGACGCGCTCGCGGCGATGGCGGTGGCCGGTGCCGGCATCGCCCGGCTCGGCAGCTTCGTGGCCGGCGAGCACCTGGCGGCCGGCCGGCTCGAAGCGCTGTTCGCCACGCCCTGCAGCACCGGCGCACATGCCGATCCCGAGCCGCTCGAGTTCTTCGCCTGCTGGCGCGACAGGCAGTACGTCTCGCCCAAGGTGCGCGCCTTCGTCGACTTCATCTCGGAGGCCTTGCACGGCCATCCGCGGCTGCAGCCGCCTGCCCTGCCCCGCAAGGCGGGACGCCGCCGCTGA
- a CDS encoding acyl-CoA dehydrogenase family protein has product MQFSPEHRQLADTVDRFVQHELNPYVPAWERAQQFPAREVFGKLAALGLLGLKYPPEYGGAGLDFSYSMVMAESLGACHCAGVPMAIGVHTDMCTPALARFGSDALRREFLAPSIAGERVGCLGVSEPGGGSDVAAIRTTARSHGDDYIINGSKMWITNGMQADWCCLLANTGDGPPHRNKSLLVVPLEAAGVTRSKIRKIGMDASDTAQLFFDDVRVPKRFRIGEEGMGFTMQMLQFQEERLWAAASTLKNLDRLIDLTIEYTRERQAFGKRILDNQVVHFRLAELRCEVEALRALTYRAVEQYVAGQDVTRLAAMAKLKCGRLSREVADACLQYWGGQGYTWDNPVSLAFRDGRLISIGGGADEVMLGIICKLEGTLPQGAH; this is encoded by the coding sequence ATGCAATTCAGCCCCGAACACCGCCAGTTGGCCGACACGGTCGACCGTTTCGTCCAGCATGAACTCAATCCCTATGTGCCGGCCTGGGAACGGGCCCAGCAATTTCCGGCCCGCGAGGTGTTTGGCAAGCTGGCCGCCCTGGGCCTGCTGGGCCTGAAGTACCCCCCCGAATACGGCGGCGCCGGCCTGGACTTCAGCTACTCGATGGTGATGGCCGAATCGCTCGGCGCCTGCCACTGCGCCGGCGTGCCAATGGCCATCGGCGTGCACACCGACATGTGCACGCCCGCCCTGGCGCGCTTCGGCTCGGACGCGCTGCGGCGCGAGTTCCTTGCGCCGTCGATCGCCGGGGAGCGGGTGGGCTGCCTGGGGGTGAGCGAGCCGGGTGGGGGCTCCGACGTGGCGGCCATCCGCACCACGGCCCGCAGCCATGGCGACGACTACATCATCAACGGCAGCAAGATGTGGATCACCAACGGCATGCAAGCCGACTGGTGCTGCCTGCTCGCCAACACCGGCGACGGCCCCCCGCACCGCAACAAGAGCCTGCTGGTGGTGCCGCTGGAGGCCGCCGGCGTCACCCGCAGCAAGATCCGCAAGATCGGCATGGACGCTTCCGACACCGCCCAGCTCTTCTTCGACGACGTGCGGGTGCCCAAGCGCTTTCGCATCGGCGAGGAGGGCATGGGCTTCACGATGCAGATGCTGCAGTTCCAGGAGGAGCGGCTGTGGGCGGCGGCGTCGACCCTGAAGAACCTGGACCGCCTGATCGACCTGACCATCGAATACACCCGCGAGCGGCAGGCTTTCGGCAAGCGCATCCTCGACAACCAGGTGGTGCATTTCCGCCTGGCGGAGTTGCGCTGCGAGGTGGAGGCGCTGCGGGCGCTGACCTACCGCGCGGTGGAGCAGTACGTCGCCGGCCAGGACGTGACCCGGCTGGCCGCCATGGCGAAGCTGAAATGCGGCCGCCTCAGCCGCGAGGTGGCCGACGCCTGCCTGCAGTACTGGGGTGGCCAGGGCTACACCTGGGACAACCCGGTCAGCCTCGCCTTCCGCGACGGCCGGCTGATCTCCATCGGCGGTGGCGCCGACGAGGTGATGCTCGGCATCATCTGCAAGCTCGAAGGCACGCTGCCCCAGGGAGCGCACTGA